From one Mytilus edulis chromosome 1, xbMytEdul2.2, whole genome shotgun sequence genomic stretch:
- the LOC139492063 gene encoding serine/threonine-protein phosphatase 6 regulatory ankyrin repeat subunit B-like: MTNYEVLDKETDKLMEAVLYGDALDVVRVLQKNKDNCNDLCTNINSEGTTILHAMAQRFRPNVVKILIDFNIDIDCRDLEGNTPLFNALCHNNLCGAKILIDHGADVNRTVNRRSGITILHKIVKSDKIRASKLLLDEGANVNITDKSKRTPLHIALLKNNTRMSTLLLDNDADINAADETGKTPLHLSIIYQHPDLTKLLIQRGADVWSKDEVGMTPLHLAVAAGYTDIAKLILKRSNVSINLKEKRMGRTALHLSCANNHLAIAKALLESGADVNLTTKFRKSPLHIAAGHQAPEICSLLLKNNANVNMISTSNKTALHFAVENNQDQLTKDLIQYGANINLRDLHGGSPLHYAASSGNNRLVSLLIQGGANINSINGKRQTPLHVTVHEKHIDTAIFLMKNGANFTYLDEDGKTAMEYDKTGQLTAISKTLLKDTV; the protein is encoded by the coding sequence ATGACAAATTACGAAGTTTTAGATAAGGAAACTGATAAACTAATGGAAGCTGTGTTATATGGAGATGCCTTAGATGTAGTCCGTGTTCTTCAAAAGAATAAGGATAATTGTAATGACTTGTGTACAAATATTAACAGTGAAGGAACAACCATTTTACATGCGATGGCACAGAGGTTCCGTCCTAATGTAGTTAAAATTCTAATAGATTTTAATATAGACATAGACTGTCGTGATCTTGAAGGAAACACTCCACTTTTCAATGCTCTGTGTCACAATAATCTCTGTGGTGCTAAAATTCTCATCGATCATGGAGCTGATGTTAATCGTACTGTCAACAGAAGAAGTGGAATAACAATTCTTCATAAGATTGTCAAAAGTGATAAAATCCGTGCCTCTAAACTTTTACTTGATGAAGGTGCAAACGTGAACATTACAGACAAATCCAAAAGAACACCCCTGCATATCGCTCTTCTGAAAAACAATACTAGAATGTCAACATTGTTGCTAGACAATGATGCCGATATAAATGCTGCAGATGAAACTGGAAAAACACCGCTTCATCTCTCTATTATATATCAACATCCTGACCTTACAAAGTTACTAATACAAAGAGGGGCAGATGTTTGGAGTAAAGATGAGGTTGGTATGACACCATTACACTTAGCTGTAGCAGCAGGGTACACAGACATAGCTAAATTGATACTGAAACGAAGTAATGTtagcattaatttgaaagagaaGAGAATGGGACGTACTGCCCTACATCTATCATGTGCAAATAACCATTTAGCAATAGCTAAAGCACTTCTGGAAAGTGGCGCTGATGTCAACTTAACTACCAAATTTCGTAAATCTCCACTTCACATTGCTGCTGGTCACCAAGCACCAGAAATCTGTTCACTTCTACTTAAGAACAATGCCAATGTTAACATGATAAGTACAAGTAATAAAACTGCTTTACACTTTGCAGTGGAAAATAACCAGGATCAACTGACAAAGGATCTCATTCAATATGGTGCCAATATCAATCTCCGTGATTTACACGGTGGAAGTCCTCTACATTACGCTGCATCCTCAGGAAACAATAGACTGGTCTCCTTACTCATTCAAGGTGGAGCCAACATTAATAGTATAAATGGAAAAAGACAAACACCATTGCATGTGACTGTCCATGAAAAACATATAGACACTGCTATCTTCTTGATGAAGAATGGTGCTAATTTTACTTATCTGGATGAAGATGGTAAGACTGCTATGGAATATGATAAAACTGGACAGCTCACTGCCATTTCCAAAACTCTGCTCAAAGACactgtttaa